One stretch of Plasmodium yoelii strain 17X genome assembly, chromosome: 5 DNA includes these proteins:
- a CDS encoding holo-[acyl-carrier-protein] synthase, putative, with product MPFFFMFPFKNIWMKIIKVIIFYLFIYDDNIIRNVVINCLHIVKQTNDKNFNNFEKNVFPKYFRKSVNTIFYPQKSSINKCYITNQLFTNKKIINSLKKYSKLKRSWYNGIFNTKKLKTQIYMIDNNEEDQTSEIIDNILLNNKGYRENNEGYSFLEIYNDQIDVPIDLAHFEKETKKLINILNLNNVQLIIKFVNLKEMKNINKKYRNKNEPTDVISILNVVKNDNTNNEILDNSDFFYINNSKSGDIFLCPEYINKECVISKMKYEQKILKTNNEQLIDEYINTNSNEEENKRGVNKLFQNIFDVNERLPFYVLHALIHLMHKDHVNSFNEYTEFMNLEEQAIEKYFKFHKFTNTFYSHHIIGIGTDILCVNRIYKILEKNINFIKKVLNPFELAEFETQKKKLNEKINKSNELKKLAIYVSKKFAAKEAILKSMGRGLSSISKYGLSMNDIEIKNDKYGKPHVYLYGKAKKVAYEMGIVKIFLSISDEKIINSQTNNISSNFPTFIIQAQALAVGSNV from the coding sequence atgccattttttttcatgtttccatttaaaaatatatggatgaaaataataaaagtgaTAATTTTCTACTTGTTTATatatgatgataatattatTCGAAATGTCGTAATAAACTGTTTACATATAGTTAAGCAAactaatgataaaaattttaacaattttgaaaaaaatgtttttccAAAATACTTTAGGAAAAGTGTGAATACAATTTTCTATCCCCAAAAAAGTTcgataaataaatgttatattaCTAATCAATTATTTActaacaaaaaaatcataaattctttaaaaaaatattcaaaactAAAAAGGAGTTGGTATAATGGAAtatttaatacaaaaaaattaaagacacaaatatatatgatagaCAATAATGAAGAAGATCAAACTAGCGAAATAATTGATAACATATTGTTGAATAATAAAGGATATAGAGAAAATAATGAGGGTTATTCTTTTTTAGAAATTTATAATGATCAAATTGATGTACCTATTGATTTAGCACATTTTgaaaaagaaacaaaaaaacttattaatatattaaatttgaataatgttcaattaattataaaatttgttaatttgaaagaaatgaaaaatataaataaaaaatatagaaataaaaatgagcCAACAGATGTAATATCTATTTTGAATGttgtaaaaaatgataatacaaataatgaaattttaGATAATagtgattttttttatataaataattccaAAAGTggtgatatatttttatgtcctgaatatataaataaagaatgtgttatatcaaaaatgaaatatgaacaaaaaatattaaaaactaATAACGAACAATTAATAgatgaatatattaatacaaattctaatgaagaagaaaataaaagaggtgtaaataaattatttcaaaatatttttgatgTTAATGAAAGACTCCCTTTTTATGTTTTACATGCATTAATACATTTAATGCATAAAGATCATGTAAATagttttaatgaatatacaGAATTTATGAATTTAGAAGAACAAGCCATTGAAAAGTATTTTAAATTTCACAAATTTACAAATACATTTTATTCGCATCATATAATAGGTATTGGTACAGATATTTTATGTGTTAAtagaatttataaaattcttgaaaaaaatataaattttattaaaaaagtttTAAATCCATTTGAATTAGCTGAATTtgaaacacaaaaaaaaaaattaaacgaaaaaataaataaaagtaatgaattaaaaaaattagcaATTTATGTTAGTAAAAAATTTGCAGCAAAAGAAGCTATACTTAAATCTATGGGTCGTGGATTAAGTTCTATATCTAAATATGGATTAAGTATGAATGATATTGAAATAAAGAATGATAAATATGGAAAACCTcatgtttatttatatggAAAAGCTAAAAAGGTAGCTTACGAAATGGGTATagtcaaaatatttttatcaattagTGAtgagaaaattataaatagcCAGACAAATAATATTTCGTCCAATTTTCCGACATTTATTATACAAGCACAGGCTCTAGCTGTAGGCTCAAATGTATAA
- a CDS encoding AP2 domain transcription factor, putative, translating to MSSCSLKCSMLPCVHIQNSNNEVNIEDSKENSSPQSDKNDTYVNELNNTSNYNNNNNSNNNMCDKSSDDLNLNIDPCYTNSININSNMDNINMNEDSNENMNTYVNTTMNHNVNSSTDSHRNDDFKFHMKINLSAYRNIYEKGKGNAQPKKYNLSVQKGSKGILLNTYNYYFYNNFGDINKRNKKREDDVNIYFYKKVSRNVPNCYENESNQNDTDDDNVEKSNLDNSKNYNYNKQFFGINSYDKVFLKELKITNIDNKYKKKSVKKYNIPFEPNFYSNRFFFSDKNINENYIGNSKNVKVNSPLSVNNNIESYNDSEHYSYVLQFEGPPPHFLIVKQNNITKQSTVVKKISINKNISFNLAKFIAEKYIHILNKNIKRVEKRRKRLENNKTVNNNSNGNYNAIGNVNEGDKVNNVSNNECVIDNNSNSLVDSNNHNGLDNQKNDDYNNSTSPKNDDENNNNNSNDLNNSSSLNRDDNTVNNNVNVSFANGENDNDCNKANPECDINKNNEYPKYPLNNSPDNIDINYLNYEDENMGNSYDEQMFANECLNIDLDNIIFNSDAEGYIKFLNNVKIYVLQRIEEENNIPLDAKELLGNKLVILVKMKQGFCVKSKTFIFENVKGIENEYKYKNKNDNNSSNCLETKVEKFSDHDSLNSSKSVKGVDISNACNNSNNNDEPNSENGNGISCEDDKEESNKDVGSNGKDHDNNNDLNNIIIKEEVPDKETGNNCNNDKDAIIKCETEDKNVNSDNILDGDANNEEQEIELSENYKKQIYNFVHDNIYINSYIYDSFENTYMNKKFFKNDVIIVNMECPNDDIIDDAPDYIYELNKFVFIKFVKYENYIKKNHKVAEGYIEYLLRSNIKCINNYMIGIRWIPDLFSYEYYVCKITERDTTSKDSLTNVEYNYSLTSEKDSNGEPLKYLVDYENKPIDNVLWVLHEYYQASLFTEKCIYNLFKLVLLRISMYIYVFNAKVITLDLDKAMYRMKRFSEPISLFDDNGLREDDNMNQKRDHNDVLLDNITDNNYNSEEVNKSDNYFNTIINPQNENNSYSSANDGDPTGIDNNDNEKNKGESTSDNDTNNAINNETNNETNTGEWMHDNSSNINYNEILIKQAEYEQDKYFQNKLRSKKKVSYNLDNISLSLRNKDKHSSHKFGILKENGVNNHNNIFTKYYTASADNKIVTINNNDGISKGNGILNKRGYNSNTSDISDGSHLTTKHKYHLRSNNAQSTDNYSSEENASRNNLENRNKIVRNRTLYKMMNKSGLIEPYWWFFYNLYENATIKDNNMIEECSNTRSGKNFNLTKSGSAFRSGEKKMKVFNKFDNESSLKKKERKKKLIYDKLLEKKYNNNLLNHLFEKKKKIKVKYISMVHDVIYKKFILLNNTIFPRNVHESEILYALFPHEPQTFMFLYTNDDYQYQNEVFLKNISYNEYIMTSNNNHLTGNIQRGLLGDISNNIDNNYYGDGIIPIDGKYILDTINTNSSRVIGKDFGVDHLILGGGGSGGDANVNMINYDGDSSNLLFSTYNNLKFNNIPNYDKIKKGSMNEEGIGDYKNRFMDNYNILLSNGNDCLNNISIGYNDIDNNFGYISNNGYDIVGDGTNELIENNFLQNPPSGYHKDFDFEKKNTKKNNNDNYYYYNYFVNGERGGKGRNNNNNNNNNSKRSVSNANFGREGVGSRYYDNYDDDENKKNKSDYDMPLVKKRKGSNKRAKSNNLSNVRNYDTLYHSNKVESNTNGNNNNDPSLIPMGPLPTGVYFDSARKLWRCQWKENGKFKTKGFSLIHYNTLEEARKQCIIYRCDVGNIPVKSEWLNPVYVNSSYFYNKKCASSSNNNNTSVNFGTPHKELKASSLNLNSLKDKTDRLSGLRGVDGGNSKVFVYGSSKDSSDNYYEGNNNNGNNNVNGRTRYSTRNNTAPSESRVTNNDNLDEIDISILKEFVQRNKKSDPYEKSGKELNGYNSKNDYYYDYDKLKNAIPNELDEHNDDDNIDMQLLKQNKRVKSNDHPNNMNSNYNIEVNGDMKDGNYRNSYISDLNNNLGNNVERANDMNNTFKNNYQDKLANGASNPFYLNVKNEDNEDGNNQNTEEKLKSGFQALLNMLRFKGKKGTTNGSNNNTGNLSNGIDKNVSYLIGDNKNNEKHNSELINGGYGVNGNVSDIAEGERNGNHEGGGMHLVDGNEEKSYPDDGEEYLDNNNNNSSTSSNNSNNIYDNIKKKNSDLEKLSNLGEIGKYSMDFLKFINVKNNKNKYDLQSNLKNGYNGMLPDFLSGTNGNEIALNIINRGRKNSTSSNGNNIREETNGKLDNNNNKDEFGYTNNDGSGLFFNDIQNFLNFAKRGNPPSGNNSEFMNKLENIGNRNMLINYPKGSSKTKKNAQHNSNHKDVYEKMKYNNNCIGLSSNGNIYGPDEDPHHSVNNNNNSNNSNNNNNNNSKYVYLLDKDDKNNNSEDFFLRHLKLFTREGKGMNNNNDNNVNSEEVKNKLLVENGKQTLDYPNVEKETNDYNTRKKKKGNTFYENNDDYYYYDENSNEYFNNFMDNYNEKYNNDDGYNNGVNFENKLLNDMDYIDSGYGNKKSKKKPNNYMDSNMVVNNNNNVSEVERKHIEDMGNMNNTNNTIGGNENNGMKKGNVGGEGNSNIDINLIKQSLPKGIYYDHAKKLYRVQYIVNNSIKTKGFSVKKLGLAEAKLEAESFRNFCLENGLLNSRKRRINSPYNNKKDEKNFKMLKDDDEILSNLLYLYNSNAKDQVLSP from the coding sequence atgtcaaGTTGCAGTCTCAAATGTAGTATGTTGCCTTGTGTACACATACAGAATTCAAATAATGAAGTAAATATCGAAGACTCCAAGGAAAATAGTTCGCCGCAAAGcgataaaaatgatacatATGTCAATGAATTGAATAATACTAGTAactacaataataataacaacagtaataataatatgtgtGATAAATCGTCAGACGatttaaatttaaacatCGATCCGTGTTATACCAAttctattaatataaattctaACATggacaatataaatatgaatgaAGATTCCAATGAAAACATGAATACATATGTAAATACAACTATGAATCATAATGTAAATTCAAGTACAGATTCCCATAGGAATGATGATTTTAAATTtcatatgaaaataaatttaagcgcatatagaaatatttatgaaaagGGGAAGGGTAATGCGCAGccgaaaaaatataatttatctgTTCAAAAGGGTAGTAAAGggattttattaaatacatataattattatttttataacaattttggtgatataaataaaagaaataaaaaaagagaagacgatgtaaatatttatttttataaaaaggtATCTCGTAATGTACCTAACTGTTATGAAAATGAAAGTAATCAGAATGATACCGATGATGATAATGTTGAAAAATCAAATTTGGACAATtcgaaaaattataattacaaTAAACAATTTTTCGGGATAAATTCTTATGATAAAGTCTTTTTAAAAGAGTTAAAAATAACTAACATAGATAataagtataaaaaaaagagcgtcaaaaaatacaatattcCCTTCGAGCCAAATTTTTATAGTaatcgattttttttttctgataaaaatataaatgaaaattatattggaaatagtaaaaatgtaaaagtTAACAGCCCTTTATCCgtcaataataatattgagaGTTATAATGACAGTGAACATTATTCATATGTCTTACAGTTTGAAGGTCCACCTCCTCATTTCTTAATAGTAAAGCAAAACAATATAACAAAGCAATCAACTGTGGTTAAGAAAATatctataaataaaaatatttcttttaatcTCGCCAAGTTTATTGCAGAAaagtatatacatatattaaataaaaatataaaaagggTTGAGAAAAGACGGAAAAGGTTAGAAAACAATAAAACTGtcaataataatagcaatGGCAACTATAATGCTATTGGAAATGTTAACGAAGGTGACAAAGTAAACAATGTTAGTAACAATGAATGTGTTATTGATAACAATAGTAATAGTCTCGTAGATAGTAATAATCATAATGGTTTGGATAaccaaaaaaatgatgacTATAATAATAGTACGAGTCctaaaaatgatgatgaaaataataataataatagcaatGATTTGAATAATAGTAGTTCTTTGAATAGGGATGATAATActgttaataataatgtgaATGTTAGCTTTGCAAATGGTGAAAATGACAATGATTGTAATAAAGCAAATCCTGAAtgtgatataaataaaaataatgaatatccAAAATACCCTTTAAATAATTCCCCTGACAATAtagatataaattatttaaattatgaaGATGAAAATATGGGAAATTCATATGATGAACAAATGTTTGCAAATGAATGTTTAAATATTGACTTGgataatatcatttttaactCAGATGCAGAaggatatataaaatttttgaataatgtaaaaatatatgttttacaAAGAatagaagaagaaaataacaTTCCTTTAGACGCAAAAGAACTCCTTGGAAATAAACTGGTTATTTTGGTAAAAATGAAACAAGGATTTTGTGTAAAATCcaaaacatttatttttgaaaatgtgAAAGGTATAGAAAACGAATAtaagtataaaaataaaaatgataataatagttCTAATTGTTTGGAGACCAAAGTAGAAAAATTTAGTGACCACGATTCTTTAAATAGTAGTAAAAGTGTTAAAGGTGTTGATATTTCGAACGCGTgcaataatagtaataataatgatgagcCAAACAGCGAAAATGGGAATGGAATATCATGTGAAGATGATAAAGAAGAAAGTAATAAAGACGTGGGTTCAAATGGCAAGGAtcatgataataataatgatttaaataatattattataaaagaaGAAGTACCTGACAAAGAAACTGGAAATAATTGTAACAACGATAAAGACGCAATTATAAAATGCGAAACAGAAGATAAGAATGTAAATTCAGATAATATTTTGGATGGTGATGCAAATAACGAGGAACAGGAAATAGAATTAtcagaaaattataaaaaacaaatatacaattttgtacatgataatatatatataaattcgTATATTTATGACAGTTTTGAAAATACTTATATGAATaagaaattttttaaaaatgatgtTATTATAGTTAATATGGAATGCCCCAATGATGATATCATAGATGATGCCCcagattatatatatgaattaaataaatttgtatttataaaatttgtaaaatatgagaattatataaaaaaaaatcataaagTAGCCGAAGgatatatagaatatttaCTTCGAAGTAATATAAAgtgtataaataattacatGATAGGTATAAGATGGATACCCGATTTGTTTTCTTATGAATACTATGTTTGCAAAATTACTGAAAGGGACACAACATCTAAAGATAGTTTAACGAATGTAGAATATAATTATTCTTTAACATCAGAAAAGGACTCAAATGGAGAACCACTAAAATATTTAGTCGATTATGAGAATAAGCCAATTGATAATGTTTTATGGGTTTTACATGAATATTATCAAGCAAGTTTATTTACAGAGAaatgtatttataatttgtttaaacTAGTATTATTACGTAttagtatgtatatatacgtTTTTAATGCAAAAGTTATTACATTAGACTTGGATAAAGCTATGTATAGAATGAAAAGGTTTTCAGAGCCGATAAGTTTATTTGATGATAATGGACTGAGAGAAGATGATAATATGAATCAAAAGCGTGACCACAATGATGTTCTTCTTGATAATATTACTgacaataattataatagcGAGGAAGTAAATAAAAGcgataattattttaatacaattataaatccacaaaatgaaaataacagTTATAGCAGTGCCAATGATGGAGACCCAACTGGTATAGATAATAAcgataatgaaaaaaacaaaggAGAAAGCACATCAGACAATGACACTAATAATGCTATCAATAATGAAACTAATAATGAAACCAACACTGGGGAATGGATGCATGACAATAGCAGTAATATCAACTACAATGAGATACTTATTAAGCAAGCAGAATATGAAcaagataaatattttcaaaataagttacgaagtaaaaaaaaagtaagtTATAATTTAGATAATATATCTTTATCATTGAGAAATAAGGATAAACATAGTAGTCATAAGTTTGGAATATTAAAGGAAAATGGGGTAAATAATcacaataatatttttacaaaatactATACAGCATCAGCTGATAATAAGATTGTGACTATAAACAATAATGATGGTATTAGTAAAGGGAATggaattttaaataaaagagGATACAATTCTAATACAAGCGATATTAGTGATGGGTCTCATTTAACAACTAAACATAAATATCATTTACGTAGTAATAATGCTCAATCTACGGATAATTATTCTTCTGAAGAAAATGCATCACGaaataatttagaaaatCGAAATAAAATTGTTAGAAATAGAACGCTATATAAAATGATGAACAAAAGTGGACTTATAGAACCATATTGGtggtttttttataatttatatgaaaatgCAACAATAAAAGACAATAATATGATTGAAGAATGTAGCAATACTCGAAGTGGGAAAAACTTTAATTTGACAAAAAGTGGATCTGCATTTCGATCTGGggaaaagaaaatgaaagtatttaataaatttgataATGAATCTtctttgaaaaaaaaagaaaggaagaaaaaattgatatatgataaattattagaaaagaagtacaataataatttgttaaatcatttatttgaaaagaaaaaaaaaataaaagtgaaatatatttccatGGTTCATgatgttatatataaaaaatttattttattaaataacaCAATATTTCCACGAAATGTACATGAATctgaaatattatatgcattattTCCTCACGAGCCTCAAacatttatgtttttatatactaaTGATGATTACCAATATCAGAATGAGgtgtttttaaaaaacataagttataatgaatatataatgaCAAGTAACAATAATCACTTAACTGGAAATATTCAAAGGGGGTTATTAGGAGATATTAGTAACAACATTGACAATAATTATTATGGAGATGGCATAATACCAATAgatggaaaatatatattggatactattaatacaaattcAAGCAGAGTGATTGGGAAAGATTTTGGAGTGGATCATTTGATATTAGGTGGTGGTGGTAGCGGTGGTGATGCAAATGTGAATATGATAAATTATGATGGGGATTcatcaaatttattattttccacatataataatttgaaatttaataatattcctaattatgataaaataaaaaaaggttCAATGAATGAAGAAGGAATTGGtgattataaaaatcgttttatggataattataatattttattaagtaATGGAAATGATTgcttaaataatattagtaTTGGATATAATGatattgataataattttggaTACATAAGTAATAATGGTTATGATATTGTTGGTGATGGTACTAATGAATTGATTGAAAATAACTTTTTACAAAATCCACCATCTGGATATCATAAAGATTttgattttgaaaaaaagaataccaaaaagaataataatgataattattattattacaattattttgtaaatggCGAAAGAGGTGGTAAAGGtcgaaataataataataataataataacaattctAAAAGAAGTGTATCTAATGCAAATTTTGGTAGAGAAGGTGTTGGTAGTAgatattatgataattatgatgatgatgaaaataagaaaaataaaagtgatTATGATATGCCATTAGTTAAGAAAAGGAAAGGTAGCAACAAAAGGGCAAAGAGTAACAATTTGTCAAATGTAAGAAATTATGATACATTGTATCATAGTAACAAAGTTGAATCAAATACTAATGgaaataacaataatgatCCATCACTAATACCTATGGGTCCATTACCAACTGGTGTTTATTTTGATTCTGCAAGAAAATTATGGAGATGTCAATGGAAAGAAAATGGTAAATTCAAAACAAAAGGGTTTAGTTTGATACATTATAATACGTTAGAAGAAGCACGAAAGCAGTGTATTATTTATAGATGTGATGTAGGAAATATTCCCGTAAAAAGTGAATGGTTAAATCCAGTATATGTTAATTcatcttatttttataataaaaaatgtgcaagtagtagcaataataataatactagTGTAAACTTTGGAACACCCCATAAAGAATTAAAAGCAAGttcattaaatttaaatagttTAAAAGATAAAACAGATAGACTTTCTGGATTGAGAGGAGTTGATGGAGGTAACTCAAAAGTATTTGTATATGGTTCTAGCAAAGATTCAAGTGATAATTATTATGAaggaaataataacaatggtaataataatgtaaatgGACGTACCCGATATAGTACTAGAAATAACACAGCACCTAGCGAATCTCGTGTAACAAATAATGACAATTTAGATGAAATTGATATATCAATTTTAAAAGAATTTGTTcaaagaaataaaaagagTGACCCGTATGAGAAATCCGGAAAAGAATTAAATGGatataatagtaaaaatgattattattatgattatGATAAGCTAAAAAATGCAATTCCAAATGAATTAGATGAAcataatgatgatgataatattgACATGCAactattaaaacaaaataaacgTGTAAAAAGCAATGACCATcctaataatatgaattcaaattataatattgaaGTAAACGGAGATATGAAAGATGGTAATTATAGAAATAGCTACATATccgatttaaataataatttaggGAACAATGTTGAGAGGGCAAATGATATGAATAacacatttaaaaataattaccaGGATAAATTGGCTAATGGTGCATCGAATCCgttttatttgaatgtaaAGAATGAAGACAATGAGGATGGAAATAATCAGAATACTGAAGAAAAACTAAAGTCCGGATTTCAGgcattattaaatatgttaCGTTTTAAGGGTAAGAAAGGAACAACAAATGGTTCGAACAATAATACGGGAAACTTGTCAAATGGTATAGATAAAAATGTGTCTTATTTAATTGgggataataaaaataatgaaaagcATAACAGCGAATTAATAAATGGGGGATATGGTGTGAATGGTAATGTTAGTGATATTGCTGAGGGCGAACGAAATGGAAATCACGAAGGGGGAGGAATGCATTTAGTCGACGGGAATGAAGAAAAATCATATCCTGATGATGGTGAAGAATAtttagataataataataataacagtAGTACtagtagtaataatagtaacaatatatatgataatataaaaaagaaaaatagtGATTTGGAAAAACTTAGCAATCTTGGTGAGATAGGTAAATATTCTATGgactttttaaaatttattaacgttaaaaataataagaataaaTATGACTTGCAAtctaatttaaaaaatggatataatgGGATGTTACCCGACTTTTTATCTGGCACCAATGGAAATGAAATAgctttaaatataataaacagAGGGAGAAAGAATAGTACTAGTAGTAATGGCAATAATATTAGAGAAGAGACTAATGGAAAATTggataacaataataataaagacgAGTTTGGATATACTAACAATGATGGTTCtggattattttttaatgacATTCAGaactttttaaattttgcAAAGAGAGGTAATCCCCCTTCTGGTAATAACAGCGAATTTATGAACAAGTTAGAAAATATTGGGAATAGAAACATGTTAATAAATTACCCTAAAGGAAGTagtaaaacaaaaaaaaacgcTCAGCACAATAGCAATCACAAAGATGTGTATGAAAAGATGAAGTACAACAATAACTGCATTGGGTTAAGTAGcaatggaaatatatatggTCCTGATGAAGATCCTCATCATtctgttaataataataataatagtaacaacagcaataataataacaataataatagtaaataTGTGTACCTACTTGATAAGGAtgataaaaacaataattcTGAAGATTTTTTCTTAAGACATTTAAAGTTGTTTACAAGGGAAGGAAAAGGAAtgaacaataataatgataataatgtaaATTCTGAAGAAGTTAAAAATAAGTTGTTGGTAGAAAATGGTAAGCAAACATTGGATTACCCAAATGTTGAAAAGGAGACAAATGATTATAACACTcgtaaaaagaaaaaaggaaatactttttatgaaaataatgacgattattattattatgatgaAAATTCTAACGAATATTTTAACAACTTCATGGATAATTATAAtgagaaatataataatgatgatggaTATAATAATGGAGTAAATTTTGAGAATAAATTATTGAATGATATGGATTATATAGATTCTGGATATGGTAATAAgaaatctaaaaaaaaacctaataattatatggaTTCAAATATGgttgttaataataataataatgtgtCTGAAGTTGAAAGGAAGCATATTGAAGATATGGGCAATATGAATAACACTAATAATACTATTGGTggtaatgaaaataatggtATGAAAAAAGGAAATGTTGGAGGTGAGGGTAATTCTAACATAGatataaatttgataaaacaATCATTGCCCAAGGGTATATATTATGACCATgcgaaaaaattatatagagTCCAATATATTGTTAACAATTCAATTAAGACTAAAGGTTTTAGCGTAAAGAAATTAGGTTTAGCAGAAGCAAAACTTGAAGCAGAATCTTTTAGAAATTTTTGTTTAGAAAATGGATTGTTAAATTCGCGTAAAAGACGAATAAATTCCccttataataataaaaaagatgaaaagaATTTTAAAATGCTGAAAGATGATGATGAAATATTGTCTAACTTATTGTATTTATACAATTCAAATGCCAAGGACCAGGTTTTATCTCCGTGA
- a CDS encoding ribosome-recycling factor, putative, whose protein sequence is MKRSIRRLSIYSRSYLSPIVSNINKGCYDFLCVQGLNFGSKKEKSDKETKKFRNLLKISGIRNDEIENNDNTNRKGKENVKRITNENNNVDYKSYDIKIEEIIKNFDIKMKKLLENTLTVDFFNNIVVTKDKKKYKLSDLSQVVIKSSKTIFFYPYIISDIQKIIHSLKIKDNTWNPTTPNDGQYILLHIPPLTNEIKLKKKKEAKDILEKVKNDIRSIRHKIRDFIGKNIEGDEWKIEEKNKLDNYIKNKVKNIESVYEKYTKNY, encoded by the coding sequence atgaaaagatCAATTAGAAGATTGAGTATATATAGTAGAAGTTATTTGAGCCCCATTGTTAgcaatattaataaaggatGTTATGATTTTTTGTGTGTGCAAGGATTAAATTTTGGAagtaaaaaggaaaaaagtgataaagaaacaaaaaaatttcgtaatttattgaaaatatCAGGGATAAGAAATGatgaaatagaaaataatgataatacaaatagaaaaggaaaagaGAATGTAAAAAGAATAACAaacgaaaataataatgtagaTTATAAATcatatgatataaaaattgaagaaattataaaaaattttgatataaaaatgaaaaaattattagaaaaTACATTAACTgttgatttttttaataatattgtaGTTACAAAagataagaaaaaatataaattatcagATTTATCACAAGTAGTTATTAAATCATCTAagactatttttttttatccatatataattagtgatatacaaaaaataattcatagtttaaaaattaaggATAATACTTGGAATCCTACAACACCTAATGATGGGCAATACATTTTGTTACATATCCCACCATTAACCAATGagattaaattaaaaaaaaaaaaagaagcaaaagatatattagaaaaagtaaaaaatgatattagaAGTATTCGGCATAAAATTCGAGATTTTATAGGTAAAAATATTGAGGGAGATGAGTGGAAAATtgaggaaaaaaataaattagacaattatataaaaaataaagttaaaaatattgaaagtgtatatgaaaaatatactaaGAATTATTAG